Proteins co-encoded in one Pseudarthrobacter chlorophenolicus A6 genomic window:
- a CDS encoding FMN-binding protein → MRPSALNRPVRKSIYVGIAGLSLVGTVAGCAPSAAESNPAPAAGGASAAATTPSAGESALASSGSSYKDGTYSADGTYVSPNGNEKVGVQLTLASGKVTDVQITQHPSNPNTRKFQGEFAGGIAAQVVGKNIEDLNVSKVAGSSLTSGGFNQAVEQIKSEAQ, encoded by the coding sequence ATGAGACCCTCAGCACTGAACCGACCAGTACGCAAGAGCATCTATGTTGGAATCGCCGGGCTGTCCCTCGTGGGCACAGTGGCCGGCTGCGCCCCCTCGGCGGCCGAAAGCAACCCAGCCCCGGCAGCAGGCGGCGCCTCTGCTGCCGCGACCACACCCTCCGCCGGGGAATCTGCCCTTGCCAGCAGTGGTTCGAGCTACAAGGACGGTACGTACAGCGCCGACGGCACGTATGTTTCGCCCAACGGAAACGAAAAGGTGGGCGTGCAGCTGACCCTGGCGTCGGGCAAAGTGACGGACGTCCAGATCACCCAGCACCCGTCCAACCCCAACACCCGCAAGTTCCAGGGCGAGTTCGCCGGAGGCATCGCCGCCCAGGTGGTGGGCAAGAACATCGAAGACCTCAACGTATCCAAGGTGGCCGGCTCGTCCCTGACCAGCGGTGGCTTCAACCAGGCCGTGGAGCAGATCAAGTCGGAGGCGCAGTAG
- a CDS encoding FAD:protein FMN transferase, which produces MPHADWAAFSFEGIGTRWEVSTPHDLAPSAQQDLLALVENFDAAWSRFRADSLVTAMAREPGSYSFPAEAAGLGELYRTLYGLTGGAMTPLVGASLERLGYDAAYTLRPSGDPLPAPRWEDVLDWNGTSISTTAPVVLDIGAAGKGLLVDVLASALEVRGVEAFMVDASGDLLARGPGTVPVGLEHPYNPAQAIGVVELGGRALCASAANRRAWGDGLHHVLDATTGQPVRTAVATWALADTAAVADALATALFFVPGAVLEESFDVSWLTVFSDGSAAYSAEFEGTLFT; this is translated from the coding sequence GTGCCGCACGCGGACTGGGCTGCTTTTTCGTTCGAGGGCATCGGGACGCGCTGGGAGGTTTCCACGCCGCACGACCTTGCACCGTCCGCACAGCAGGACCTGCTGGCCCTCGTGGAAAATTTCGACGCCGCCTGGTCCCGTTTCCGCGCTGACTCACTGGTCACCGCCATGGCCCGGGAACCGGGCAGCTACAGCTTTCCCGCAGAAGCTGCCGGGCTGGGGGAACTGTACAGGACGCTGTACGGACTGACCGGCGGCGCCATGACGCCGCTGGTGGGCGCAAGCCTCGAGCGCCTGGGCTACGACGCCGCCTATACCCTCCGGCCGTCAGGTGACCCGTTGCCGGCTCCGCGCTGGGAGGATGTGCTGGACTGGAACGGAACGTCGATCAGCACCACCGCTCCGGTGGTGCTGGATATCGGGGCCGCCGGCAAGGGCCTGCTGGTTGATGTGCTGGCATCCGCCCTGGAAGTACGCGGAGTGGAGGCCTTCATGGTGGACGCCAGCGGTGACCTGCTGGCCCGCGGCCCCGGTACCGTCCCGGTGGGGCTCGAACATCCGTACAACCCGGCCCAGGCCATCGGCGTGGTGGAGCTGGGCGGCAGGGCACTGTGCGCTTCCGCCGCCAACCGCCGGGCCTGGGGCGACGGACTGCACCATGTCCTTGACGCGACCACCGGGCAACCGGTGCGCACCGCCGTCGCAACCTGGGCGCTTGCAGACACCGCCGCCGTGGCCGACGCCCTCGCCACCGCCCTCTTCTTTGTCCCCGGCGCCGTGCTCGAGGAGTCATTCGACGTTTCCTGGCTGACGGTTTTTTCCGATGGCAGTGCCGCCTATTCCGCAGAATTCGAAGGGACACTTTTTACATGA
- a CDS encoding ferredoxin--NADP reductase: MSTVETPSAGPAPTIAGRLDTMLGRFTMYRLILLVLAGLVAYSLLLDVLGWLTFGIPEMLAHLALCLLLTYASNRSLAALFRVRPHSESSLITGLLLYFLFWPSFQAMDIAGVALACVLASASKYALAWRGRHVFNPAALGAFVTGLTGLNIATWWAATPAMLWLLVPGVLLVLYRTRKFLMASVFTVVSTSIITMELLRAGMGLGMGVWQALAQRPVLFFVGFMLSEPLTLPPRRWQQLSLAAVVGVVFAVPYNFGFIANSPEAALLVGNLAAFLLGQRGGVKLRFASSRPLTPSTTEFSFRPSHPVRFLPGQYMELDLPHAKTDGKGRRRVFSLAGSPTDRLVKFGVRTAEPLSAAKKVLLGLQPGDELTATSVGGDFVLSRDPNRPVLLVAAGIGITPFLSHVASGALEERDAVLLLLARSADDVAYADELRASGVRVLVCTADGSEPPRGLDAAPAGNSRLDADGLKALVPDIAGRDVYVSGSPSSVASLRRAARRAGARRVHVDSFSGY, from the coding sequence ATGAGCACTGTTGAGACGCCGTCCGCCGGCCCGGCCCCAACCATTGCCGGGCGGCTGGACACCATGCTTGGCCGCTTCACGATGTACCGGCTCATCCTGCTGGTCCTGGCTGGCCTGGTGGCGTACAGCCTCCTGCTGGACGTGCTGGGATGGCTGACGTTCGGCATTCCGGAGATGCTGGCCCACCTGGCCCTGTGCCTCCTGCTGACCTACGCCTCCAACCGTTCACTGGCGGCGTTGTTCAGGGTGCGCCCGCACTCCGAGTCCTCCCTCATCACCGGCCTGCTGCTCTACTTCCTGTTCTGGCCTTCGTTCCAGGCCATGGACATCGCCGGCGTGGCACTGGCCTGCGTCCTTGCCTCCGCATCCAAATACGCACTGGCATGGCGGGGCAGGCACGTGTTCAACCCTGCAGCCCTTGGCGCCTTCGTGACCGGCCTGACCGGGCTCAACATCGCCACCTGGTGGGCGGCCACGCCGGCAATGTTGTGGCTTCTGGTTCCCGGCGTCCTGCTGGTCCTGTACCGGACCCGGAAGTTCCTGATGGCCTCGGTGTTCACGGTGGTCTCTACCTCGATCATCACGATGGAACTGCTGCGGGCCGGTATGGGCCTGGGAATGGGTGTCTGGCAGGCACTGGCGCAGCGTCCGGTGCTGTTCTTCGTGGGTTTCATGCTGTCGGAACCCCTGACGCTGCCGCCGCGGCGCTGGCAGCAGCTTTCCCTGGCGGCAGTGGTGGGCGTGGTGTTCGCAGTCCCGTACAACTTCGGCTTCATCGCCAATTCTCCGGAGGCTGCCCTCCTGGTAGGCAACCTTGCGGCCTTCCTGCTGGGCCAGCGCGGCGGCGTAAAGCTCCGCTTTGCCTCCAGCCGGCCGCTGACGCCCAGCACCACCGAGTTCTCCTTCAGGCCGTCGCATCCCGTACGGTTCCTCCCCGGCCAGTACATGGAGCTTGACCTGCCGCACGCGAAGACCGACGGCAAGGGCAGGCGGCGCGTGTTCAGCCTTGCCGGCTCGCCAACGGATCGCCTCGTGAAATTCGGCGTCCGTACTGCCGAACCCCTTTCCGCGGCCAAGAAAGTCCTGCTGGGGCTGCAGCCCGGTGACGAACTGACGGCCACCTCCGTGGGCGGCGACTTTGTCCTGTCCCGGGATCCGAACCGCCCGGTGCTCCTGGTCGCTGCGGGCATCGGCATCACGCCGTTCCTCTCGCACGTCGCCTCCGGCGCACTTGAGGAGCGCGACGCTGTGCTGCTCCTGCTGGCCAGGAGCGCGGACGACGTCGCCTACGCGGACGAGCTCCGGGCTTCGGGCGTGCGGGTCCTGGTCTGCACCGCCGACGGGTCGGAGCCGCCGCGGGGCCTCGACGCCGCGCCGGCCGGCAATTCCAGGCTCGACGCAGACGGGCTGAAGGCCCTCGTCCCCGATATCGCAGGCCGCGACGTGTACGTGTCCGGTTCACCTTCCAGCGTGGCGTCCCTGCGGCGGGCCGCGCGCCGGGCAGGGGCGAGGCGCGTGCATGTGGACTCTTTCTCGGGGTACTGA
- a CDS encoding M4 family metallopeptidase has product MHVPFCTIVPPYLLRRLARQDAPEYSAAARAAKEALGHVKSVQAARITARPGTPTGMLAAKPGPATRTIYDAQGAESLPGKLVRKEGEPQTGDAAADEAYDGLGHTHRLYADVFGRDSIDGRGLPMDATVHFGRLYDNAFWDGKQMVFGDGDGAVFQRFTASLSVIGHELAHGVTQFSAGLAYRNQAGALNESMSDVFGALVEQYVKGQSAAEASWLIGEGLFTPEVQGQALRSMKAPGTAYDDDVLGKDPQPDSMDGYVRTSADNGGVHINSGIPNRAFYLVAQALGGNAWDAPGRIWYETLTGGSLPTTATFAVFARATLAAAEELFGSDSKEHDAVRQAWETVKVKL; this is encoded by the coding sequence ATGCACGTTCCGTTCTGCACCATCGTTCCGCCGTACCTGCTGCGGCGTCTTGCCCGGCAGGACGCGCCGGAGTATTCCGCGGCAGCCAGGGCTGCCAAGGAAGCCCTGGGTCACGTGAAAAGTGTCCAGGCAGCCCGGATAACCGCCCGGCCAGGGACCCCCACCGGGATGCTGGCGGCCAAACCAGGCCCGGCAACCAGGACCATCTATGACGCCCAAGGCGCCGAATCCCTCCCCGGAAAACTGGTGCGGAAGGAAGGCGAACCACAGACGGGAGACGCCGCTGCCGATGAAGCCTATGACGGCCTGGGCCATACCCACCGCCTCTACGCGGATGTCTTCGGCCGGGACTCCATTGATGGCCGCGGGCTCCCTATGGACGCCACCGTGCATTTCGGCAGGCTGTATGACAACGCCTTCTGGGACGGCAAGCAGATGGTCTTTGGTGACGGTGACGGCGCCGTCTTCCAGCGGTTCACCGCCTCACTGAGCGTTATCGGCCACGAGCTGGCGCACGGGGTCACGCAGTTTTCCGCCGGCCTGGCCTACCGCAACCAGGCCGGAGCCCTGAACGAATCAATGTCGGATGTCTTCGGCGCGCTCGTGGAGCAGTATGTGAAGGGCCAGTCCGCGGCGGAGGCCAGCTGGCTCATCGGGGAAGGACTCTTCACCCCGGAGGTGCAGGGGCAGGCGCTGCGGTCCATGAAGGCCCCGGGGACGGCATACGACGACGATGTGCTGGGCAAGGATCCCCAGCCCGATTCCATGGACGGCTACGTCCGGACCAGCGCTGACAACGGCGGCGTCCACATCAACTCAGGCATCCCCAACAGGGCGTTCTACCTCGTGGCGCAAGCCCTGGGCGGGAACGCCTGGGATGCTCCGGGACGGATCTGGTACGAAACGCTGACCGGGGGCTCGCTCCCCACCACGGCCACCTTTGCCGTCTTTGCACGCGCCACGCTCGCAGCGGCCGAGGAACTTTTTGGGTCCGACAGCAAGGAGCATGACGCCGTCCGGCAGGCGTGGGAAACTGTGAAGGTCAAGCTTTAA
- a CDS encoding protealysin inhibitor emfourin produces MKISVERTGGIAAITRVWTVDARSETAINQWQPIVEACPWDAVPRTAVAAAREFADAQPDRFIYSIRAGGRRAALPERAVTGPWRILVESARAAAEKDQASADDDGASGA; encoded by the coding sequence ATGAAGATCAGTGTGGAGCGCACCGGCGGGATTGCGGCAATCACCAGGGTGTGGACGGTGGATGCCCGGTCCGAGACTGCCATCAACCAGTGGCAGCCAATCGTTGAGGCGTGCCCCTGGGACGCCGTTCCGCGGACTGCGGTGGCGGCGGCCCGGGAGTTCGCCGACGCCCAGCCGGATCGGTTTATTTACTCCATCCGAGCCGGCGGGCGCCGCGCCGCACTGCCGGAGCGCGCAGTCACCGGCCCGTGGCGCATCCTCGTGGAGAGTGCCCGGGCCGCAGCGGAAAAGGACCAGGCGTCAGCGGACGACGACGGGGCGTCCGGCGCGTAG
- a CDS encoding GlxA family transcriptional regulator, with amino-acid sequence MLKTVAVIVVPNFSMFEFGTACEVFGIDRSGRGSGVPAFEFRVCTPSPGEVPLKSGLSMNVSLGLDATKDADLVIMAPFGHDQDLPEPLLDALRAADARGAWVMSICSGAFALARAGLLDGRRCTTHWHYSDQLAASYPDAQVDENVLYVQDGNIISSAGTAAGIDACLHLVRVELGAQVASAIARDMVVPPHRDGGQAQFIDRPMPTCGSAPMEALLRWMVQNLDREHSVNELAARVHMSARTFARKFRSETGATPAAWLNSQRVLRAQELLESTDLNIDEVARESGFGHPVLLRHHFAKVLDTSPQSYRRAFRGQLAEVG; translated from the coding sequence ATGCTGAAAACCGTGGCCGTGATCGTGGTTCCCAACTTTTCGATGTTCGAATTCGGCACCGCCTGCGAGGTGTTCGGAATCGACCGTTCGGGCCGGGGGAGCGGCGTACCCGCTTTCGAATTCCGGGTGTGCACGCCGTCGCCGGGCGAGGTGCCGCTGAAATCCGGCCTGTCCATGAACGTCAGTCTCGGCCTTGATGCGACAAAGGATGCGGACCTGGTGATCATGGCTCCGTTCGGACACGACCAGGACTTGCCGGAACCGCTCCTGGACGCCCTGCGCGCCGCCGACGCCAGGGGAGCCTGGGTTATGTCCATCTGTTCCGGCGCTTTCGCCCTGGCCCGGGCCGGGCTGCTGGATGGCCGCCGCTGCACCACGCACTGGCACTACTCGGACCAGTTGGCCGCTTCCTATCCGGACGCGCAGGTGGACGAGAACGTCCTGTACGTCCAGGACGGCAACATCATCTCCTCCGCCGGAACCGCCGCAGGCATTGACGCCTGCCTGCACCTGGTGCGGGTGGAGCTCGGCGCGCAGGTGGCCTCCGCCATTGCACGGGACATGGTGGTTCCGCCGCACCGTGACGGCGGCCAGGCCCAGTTCATTGACCGGCCCATGCCCACCTGCGGCTCGGCGCCCATGGAGGCACTGCTGCGCTGGATGGTGCAGAACCTGGACCGTGAGCACTCGGTCAATGAACTGGCCGCCCGCGTTCACATGTCGGCACGCACGTTCGCACGGAAGTTCCGGTCGGAAACCGGGGCCACTCCCGCCGCCTGGCTCAACTCCCAAAGGGTGCTGCGGGCGCAGGAACTGCTCGAGTCCACGGACCTGAATATTGACGAAGTGGCCAGGGAATCAGGCTTTGGCCATCCGGTGCTGTTGCGGCACCATTTCGCAAAGGTGCTGGATACCAGCCCCCAGTCCTACCGCCGGGCGTTCCGGGGCCAACTGGCCGAGGTGGGCTAG
- the hrpA gene encoding ATP-dependent RNA helicase HrpA — MTFHISYPAELPVSERREDLMAAIAANQVTIIAGETGSGKTTQIPKMCLELGLGENGLIGHTQPRRLAARTVAERIAEELGVEIGQEVGFQVRFTGEVSKATKVKLMTDGILLAEIQRDKLLRKYNAIIIDEAHERSLNIDFILGYLKRILPQRPDLKLIITSATIDPERFANHFAAPETPAPIIEVSGRTFPVEIRYRPLSQPRAEDDDASDDELEEDRDPLDAVCDAVDELAAEAPGDILVFFSGEREIRDAAEALQARIQGNRRLAGTEVLPLFARLSLQEQHKVFHPGSKRRIVLATNVAETSLTVPGIKYVIDTGTARISRYSHRTKVQRLPIERVSQASANQRSGRCGRVSDGIAIRLYSEEDFESRPQFTEPEILRTNLAAVILQMTAMGVARGPKDVEEFPFVEPPETRAINDGVTLLRELGALAPPRSQGKGGQAETGNRGGSQGGSQGGGLTAVGQKLAQLPVDPRLGRMIVEAGKRNCVREVMILAAALTIQDPRERPTDKQQLAAEKHNRFKDENSDFTGYLNLWNYLQEKQQELSSSAFRRLCRAEFINYLRVREWQDLFTQLRQLARPLGITLDNKRLTDPVGNHDGVHISLLSGLLSHIGILDERKREYAGARGSRFAIFPGSALFKKSPTFVMAAELVETSRLWARVAAKFDPVWAEQVAPDLVKRSYSEPHWSTRQGAVMAYEKVTLYGVPIIAQRRINYGRVDPVVARELFIRHALVEGDWRTHHKFFHRNRALLHEVEELEARMRRRDLMVDDDTLFDFYDARVGADVVSERHFDKWWKDARRDHPDLLDFDKSLLLSDDAEDLDEAAYPKTWLHKGFELPLSYEFHPVAPGSPPNPSDGVTAEVPVLFLNQLEDAPFRWLIPGQRVELVTALIKSLPKQVRKNFVPAPDVARQAVALLEADFDPAADALEPSLELALRRLRGVVIPPGSWNWDAVPPHLRVSFTVVDGKGKALGEGKDLAALQESLAPATRRAIAESLGATPATTARAKGQGAPGAAPAGVTPDGGAGPAGQPAPANAGGSPAAAGFVERDGLTEWSFGTVERQVSNMVKGHTVTGYPALVDQGASVSLQVFQTPDEQLDAMRGGVIRLLALRVPAPDRYVLEHLSNTEKLTFSQNPHGSVSALIADCALAAIDKLTPAELPWDRNAFDRLYEVVRAELIDTVFSVTAVVERILASTRRIEKQLKGTTSLALISALNDIKSQLEQLVYPGFVARTGYAQLSQLPRYLTAIEKRLERLPGNVQRDALNMAVVQRLEDDYDDAVPALLPGRRAGRDLTQVRWMLEELRVSLFAVELGTAYSVSEKRIRAVLNKALAPA; from the coding sequence ATGACTTTTCACATTTCCTATCCCGCCGAGCTGCCGGTCTCCGAGCGCCGCGAGGACCTGATGGCAGCCATCGCGGCCAACCAGGTGACCATCATTGCCGGCGAGACCGGTTCCGGAAAAACCACCCAGATCCCCAAGATGTGCCTGGAGCTGGGATTGGGCGAAAACGGGCTCATCGGCCACACCCAGCCGCGCCGGCTCGCAGCCCGCACGGTGGCCGAACGCATCGCCGAGGAACTGGGCGTGGAAATCGGCCAGGAGGTGGGCTTCCAGGTCCGCTTCACCGGTGAAGTCAGCAAGGCCACCAAGGTCAAGCTGATGACCGACGGCATCCTGCTGGCCGAGATCCAGCGCGACAAGCTGCTGCGCAAATACAACGCCATCATCATCGATGAGGCCCATGAGCGCAGCCTCAACATCGACTTCATCCTCGGCTACCTGAAGCGGATCCTCCCCCAGCGGCCGGACCTGAAACTCATCATCACCTCAGCCACCATCGATCCCGAGCGCTTCGCCAACCACTTCGCCGCGCCGGAAACGCCGGCCCCCATCATCGAGGTCTCCGGCCGCACCTTCCCGGTGGAAATCCGCTACCGCCCCCTCTCGCAGCCCAGGGCGGAAGACGATGATGCCTCGGACGACGAACTTGAAGAAGACCGCGACCCCCTGGACGCTGTCTGCGACGCCGTGGACGAACTCGCGGCTGAAGCCCCGGGCGACATCCTCGTGTTCTTCTCCGGCGAGCGCGAGATCCGTGACGCCGCCGAAGCACTCCAGGCGCGCATCCAGGGGAACCGCCGGCTCGCCGGTACCGAAGTGCTTCCGCTCTTCGCCCGCCTGAGCCTGCAGGAACAGCACAAGGTATTCCACCCGGGCAGCAAGCGCCGGATCGTGCTGGCCACCAACGTGGCCGAAACCTCGCTGACGGTCCCCGGCATCAAGTACGTGATCGATACCGGAACCGCCCGCATCTCCCGGTACTCGCACCGCACCAAAGTCCAGCGGCTGCCCATCGAACGGGTTTCCCAGGCCTCCGCCAACCAGCGGTCCGGGCGCTGCGGCCGCGTCTCCGACGGCATTGCCATCCGGCTGTACTCGGAGGAGGACTTCGAGTCCCGCCCCCAGTTCACCGAACCGGAAATCCTGCGGACCAACCTTGCAGCCGTCATCCTGCAGATGACTGCCATGGGCGTGGCACGCGGCCCCAAGGACGTTGAGGAATTCCCCTTCGTCGAGCCGCCCGAGACCCGCGCCATCAATGACGGCGTCACCCTCCTGCGCGAACTCGGAGCCCTGGCTCCCCCGCGGTCCCAGGGCAAGGGTGGCCAGGCGGAAACCGGCAACCGTGGCGGCTCGCAGGGCGGCTCGCAGGGCGGTGGCCTGACCGCCGTCGGGCAAAAGCTCGCCCAACTGCCGGTGGATCCCCGCCTGGGGCGCATGATCGTTGAAGCCGGCAAGCGCAACTGCGTGCGGGAAGTCATGATCCTTGCAGCGGCGCTCACCATCCAGGACCCGCGCGAGCGCCCAACGGACAAGCAGCAGCTGGCGGCGGAGAAGCACAACCGGTTCAAGGACGAAAACTCGGACTTCACCGGCTACCTGAACCTGTGGAACTACCTGCAGGAGAAGCAGCAGGAACTCTCGTCGTCGGCGTTCCGCCGCCTCTGCCGGGCCGAGTTCATCAATTACCTGAGGGTCCGGGAATGGCAGGACCTCTTCACCCAGCTGCGGCAGTTGGCCCGCCCGCTGGGCATCACCCTGGACAACAAGCGGCTCACGGATCCTGTGGGAAACCACGACGGCGTCCACATCAGCCTGCTGTCCGGGCTCCTGAGCCACATCGGCATCCTGGACGAACGTAAGCGCGAGTACGCCGGCGCCCGCGGCAGCAGGTTTGCCATCTTCCCGGGTTCGGCGCTGTTCAAGAAGTCCCCCACGTTCGTCATGGCCGCCGAACTGGTGGAAACCAGCAGGCTGTGGGCCCGGGTGGCCGCGAAGTTCGATCCCGTCTGGGCGGAGCAGGTGGCCCCGGACCTGGTGAAGCGCAGCTACAGCGAGCCGCACTGGTCAACGCGCCAGGGGGCTGTGATGGCCTATGAAAAGGTGACCCTGTACGGCGTGCCCATCATCGCCCAGCGGCGGATCAACTACGGCCGGGTGGATCCGGTGGTGGCGAGGGAACTGTTCATCAGGCATGCCCTGGTGGAGGGCGACTGGCGTACCCACCACAAGTTCTTCCACCGCAACCGCGCCCTGCTGCACGAGGTGGAAGAGCTGGAAGCCAGGATGCGGCGCCGCGACCTGATGGTCGACGACGACACGCTCTTTGACTTCTATGACGCCCGGGTTGGCGCCGACGTGGTCTCGGAGCGCCACTTCGACAAGTGGTGGAAGGACGCCCGCAGGGACCATCCAGACCTCCTCGACTTCGACAAATCATTGCTGCTCAGCGACGATGCCGAGGACCTGGACGAGGCCGCGTACCCGAAAACCTGGCTGCACAAGGGCTTCGAGCTTCCGCTGAGCTACGAGTTCCATCCGGTGGCCCCCGGGTCTCCCCCCAACCCTTCGGACGGTGTCACGGCGGAAGTTCCCGTGCTGTTCCTCAACCAGCTGGAGGACGCCCCGTTCCGGTGGCTGATTCCGGGCCAGCGGGTGGAGCTGGTGACTGCCCTGATCAAGTCGTTGCCCAAACAGGTGCGGAAGAACTTTGTCCCGGCTCCTGATGTGGCACGCCAGGCCGTGGCCCTGCTTGAAGCCGACTTCGACCCGGCCGCGGATGCGCTGGAGCCCTCGCTGGAACTCGCCCTCCGCCGCCTCCGCGGAGTGGTCATACCGCCCGGTTCGTGGAACTGGGACGCCGTGCCGCCGCACCTGCGCGTGAGCTTCACGGTGGTGGACGGCAAGGGCAAGGCCCTCGGTGAAGGAAAGGACCTTGCGGCGCTCCAGGAGAGCCTCGCTCCGGCTACCCGCCGGGCCATTGCGGAGTCCCTCGGAGCCACGCCCGCCACAACGGCCCGCGCCAAGGGCCAAGGGGCGCCCGGGGCCGCTCCAGCAGGAGTAACGCCCGACGGCGGAGCGGGGCCGGCCGGGCAGCCCGCCCCCGCCAACGCCGGAGGCAGCCCCGCGGCTGCCGGATTCGTGGAGCGCGACGGCTTGACGGAGTGGAGCTTCGGCACCGTCGAACGCCAGGTCAGCAACATGGTGAAGGGCCATACGGTGACCGGATACCCGGCGCTGGTGGACCAGGGAGCATCCGTGTCACTGCAGGTCTTCCAGACCCCGGACGAGCAGCTGGACGCCATGCGGGGCGGCGTAATCCGCCTGCTGGCGCTGCGTGTGCCGGCGCCGGACCGCTACGTCCTCGAACACCTGAGCAACACCGAAAAGCTCACCTTCAGCCAAAATCCGCACGGCTCAGTGTCAGCCCTCATTGCCGACTGTGCACTGGCGGCCATCGATAAGCTCACCCCGGCAGAGCTGCCGTGGGACAGGAACGCCTTCGACCGGCTCTATGAGGTGGTCCGTGCGGAGCTGATCGACACCGTGTTCAGCGTGACTGCCGTCGTGGAGCGCATCCTCGCCAGCACCCGCCGGATCGAAAAGCAGCTTAAGGGAACCACCAGCCTGGCCCTGATCAGCGCCCTGAACGATATCAAGAGCCAGTTGGAGCAGCTGGTCTACCCGGGTTTTGTGGCACGCACGGGCTACGCACAGCTCAGCCAGTTGCCCCGGTACCTCACGGCCATTGAAAAGCGGCTGGAACGCCTTCCGGGCAACGTCCAGCGCGACGCCCTCAACATGGCAGTGGTCCAACGCCTCGAAGACGACTACGACGATGCCGTCCCGGCGTTGCTCCCCGGGCGGCGCGCCGGGCGCGATTTAACCCAGGTGCGCTGGATGCTCGAGGAGCTCCGGGTGAGCCTCTTCGCCGTCGAACTTGGAACTGCCTACTCCGTCTCGGAGAAGCGCATCCGTGCCGTACTCAACAAGGCCCTGGCCCCCGCCTAG
- a CDS encoding beta-ketoacyl-ACP synthase III gives MEISLAHGPAGTEIAGLGHAQPVRVMDNHELEGMMDTNDEWIRQRTGIITRRIAAEGETVVDLAVPAARMALEDSGVPAANIDLVVVATTTAAERSPNTAGRVSAALGLGRDGRGPAIMDVNTACSGFEYALGIADQAIRTGSASHAIVVGAETLSAVTDWTDRATAVLTADGAGAAVVRPSNTPRIGPVVWGSEIGMADAVKISPPSGRFAQNGREVLRWALTKAPERARETVARAGLTLDDIQVLAAHQANLRIIEPLAEALGMTDRVVITDVTESGNTSAASVPLGLSKWWHSGKIPADVPALLFGFGGGFTYAGMVAMTPRRA, from the coding sequence ATGGAGATTTCGCTTGCCCACGGGCCTGCCGGCACCGAGATAGCCGGCCTTGGCCACGCACAGCCGGTGCGCGTCATGGACAACCATGAACTCGAAGGCATGATGGACACCAACGACGAATGGATCCGCCAGCGTACCGGCATCATCACCAGGCGCATCGCCGCGGAGGGCGAAACCGTGGTGGACCTCGCCGTTCCGGCCGCCCGGATGGCGCTGGAAGACTCCGGCGTCCCGGCTGCGAACATCGACCTCGTCGTCGTAGCCACCACCACGGCAGCCGAGCGCTCCCCCAATACCGCCGGGCGGGTGTCAGCAGCCCTCGGGCTGGGACGGGACGGCCGGGGACCAGCCATCATGGACGTCAACACGGCCTGTTCGGGATTCGAATACGCCCTGGGGATCGCCGACCAGGCCATCCGCACCGGAAGCGCGTCCCACGCGATCGTGGTGGGGGCCGAAACCCTGTCAGCGGTGACGGACTGGACGGACCGCGCGACGGCGGTGCTCACCGCCGACGGTGCGGGCGCCGCCGTCGTACGTCCTTCCAACACCCCGCGGATCGGCCCGGTGGTGTGGGGTTCCGAAATCGGCATGGCCGACGCCGTCAAGATTTCCCCGCCCTCGGGACGCTTCGCCCAGAACGGCCGCGAGGTGCTCCGCTGGGCCCTCACCAAGGCGCCGGAACGCGCCCGCGAGACCGTGGCCCGCGCGGGCCTGACGCTGGACGACATCCAGGTACTGGCCGCGCACCAGGCCAACCTCCGCATCATCGAACCACTCGCCGAGGCCCTGGGCATGACGGACCGCGTTGTCATCACCGATGTCACAGAGTCGGGCAACACGTCTGCTGCCAGCGTGCCGCTCGGCTTGAGCAAGTGGTGGCACTCCGGCAAAATCCCGGCGGACGTCCCGGCACTGCTCTTCGGGTTCGGCGGAGGCTTCACCTACGCCGGCATGGTGGCGATGACGCCCCGCCGCGCCTAG
- a CDS encoding HIT family protein, with amino-acid sequence MSTLFTRILNGEIPGRFVWREDGVGAFLTTGPLADGHTLVVPTEEVDRWTDASPETLAKVMEVARRIGAVQVDIFGASRAGLIVAGYEINHLHVHVWPSRTMADFDFGSADQNPDPAVLDANAAKLREGLRAAGYGEFVPAD; translated from the coding sequence ATGAGCACGCTTTTCACCAGGATCCTGAATGGCGAGATACCCGGCCGGTTTGTGTGGCGTGAGGACGGTGTCGGTGCCTTCCTCACCACCGGGCCCCTGGCCGACGGGCACACCCTGGTGGTTCCCACCGAGGAAGTGGACCGCTGGACGGACGCGTCGCCCGAGACGCTCGCGAAAGTCATGGAGGTGGCGCGGCGGATCGGCGCAGTCCAGGTGGACATCTTCGGCGCGAGCCGGGCCGGGCTGATCGTGGCCGGGTACGAGATCAACCACCTGCACGTCCACGTGTGGCCGTCACGGACCATGGCAGACTTCGACTTCGGGTCCGCGGACCAGAACCCGGACCCTGCCGTGCTCGATGCCAATGCCGCCAAACTCCGCGAGGGGCTCCGGGCTGCCGGGTACGGGGAGTTCGTCCCGGCCGATTAG